In the genome of Scylla paramamosain isolate STU-SP2022 chromosome 2, ASM3559412v1, whole genome shotgun sequence, the window TGTGGCAAGGGCACGCTGCTGTTCTGGTCCCCATTGCCATTCCACGTCCCGTTGCAGTAATCCTGTACAAGGGAGCAAATACTGTGGAGAGATTAGGAATGTATCTGCCATAATAATTAACAAGCCCCAAATACGCCTTTAGTTCAGTGATGTTGCTTGGTGTAGGTGCCTTTATAACAGCTTGAACCTTGTCCTCGGACGGGTGCAGCCCTTCCGCATTAATTTTATGTCCTAAATATGTTACTTCTGGTGCCTGAAACAcacacttctttaacttcagttTCACCCCCGCGTCATCCATACGCCTCAAAACTTCTGTCAGGTTACTCAGATGTTCCCTTTCCGTCTTCCCTGTCACTAATACATCATCCAAGTACACCACCACGTGAGGGATACCTTGCAGTAAGTTCTCCATAACTCTCTGGAATATTCCTGGCGCCGAGGAGACTCCGTATGGTAAGCGATTATATACGAATAACCCCTTATGTGTATTTAtcgttacatatttttttgattCCTCTTCCAGTGGTAGTTGTGAATAAGCATGTGACAGGTCTAATTTTGAAAAAGTCTTCCCTCCTGACAAATTTGCTAATAAATCCTCAACCTTCGGTATCGGGTAACTGTCCACTCTAGACACGCGGTTCACAGTCATCTTGTAGTCCCCACAAATACGTATGGATTTGTCTCCCTTAACTATCGGGACTATTGGCGCCGCCCACTCTGAGAACTGCACAGGTTCAATTACTCCATCGTTAACTAGCCGTTCCAACTCGTGCTCCACTTTGTCTTTCAAGGCGTAGGGCAACGGGCGAGCTTTGAAAAACTTGGGTTGTGCCTCCTTATCCACATGTAGGGTCGCCTTTGTGTTTCTGATGAGACCCAACTCCTCtttgaaaacattactaaaactgcGAATGACCTTATCACACTCTGACCGACAACTATAAACTGCAGCCCAGTCTAGCTTAATTTGTTTCAACCAGTTTCTCCCCATCAAACTCGGGCCGTCTccatccactaccaccaacggCAGAACTTTCGACTGGTTGTTATAATTAACCTCCACATTCACTTCCCCCATCACTTTCAATAAGTCTCCACTGTAGGTGCGTAACACTACGTCGGAATACTCGAGCACCGGCTTGCACGTATCCTTCCAGCTTTCTTCATACACTTTCTGACTTATAATGGACACCGCAGCACCAGTATCCACTTCCATGGGAATAGCCACCTTGTTAACTTCTGGGTGAACAATCACAGGTGGTTCACGAGCCCCCCGCACTGTATACAAGGTGTATTCTTCCCCAGTTGTCTCaccgtcctcctcttcaccctcaatcttgtgcattttcctttccatgtctGCTTTATTTCGACACATCCTTGCCAAGTGTCCCACTTTCTTACATTTAAAACAGGTAGCACGTGCAAAATGACAGCTAGGAGCCACATGCGGACCCCCACACCTGTAGCACTGTGGTCGAGGATTCGTTCGCACCCACGGTGTCTcttgaatttttcttccttccccgcgCCTCTCCTGAATCTTGTTCACTTGACTGCTGCGGTACTCCCCAGCCTGTTGTAGGTCTTCAGTGTCTTTTGCCGCAGCCTCCATAGCCAGAGCAGTTGCCTCTGCCTTCTTGAAGTCCAAATTCCCATCTGCCAACAACCTTGCTTGTATTTTTCGGTCGTCAATTCCACACACCAGACGATCTCGTAACATGTCAGGTAGTTGGTTTCCGTACGCACAGTGCTCCGCTAATTTCCGAAGGTCAGTAATGTAAGAAGACACAGATTCAGTTGGTTGCTTGAATCGTGAGTTGAATTTGAAGCGCTTCATGATTACTGACGGTTTCGGGCACATGTGATTCTCCAACAGCACTTTGAGGTCACTGTACGACTTGTCGGCTGGCTTCTCTGGTAGGCAGAGTGACCTTATCACTTCGTAGGTTCTTGCTCCACAAACAGCCAATAaagtagatttcttttttttctcttcaataaTGTCGTTGGCTTCAAAAAAATGCTCCAGCCGCTCCACATATTGAGTCCACACCTCGGCATCCTGGTTAAATTCTTCTACTTTGCCAATAGATCCCATCCTCGTCGCCAATGTAATAACTGCAGGATTGAGACGTAGTAAGAGATGGACTCCAGGGGTAACAATGTATTAAGGAGCGGCTACCCGCTTGCCGGCTGGAGCTGAACTGGCTCcatacagagagaagcttccgaaatcaactagtatgaactaatacataaaccaatacatgaagcagtgaatgacaagtagtactttggtagtaacaattataacaGTGACTATGAAGTAACACTCCTTGGCCGACCTTGGGCCTGCAagcaccaccgccgcctcaTCAGCATGCCGCGCACCTCCACAAACACTGCAGGGAATGTTCGGCCCATCTCaccgcctcctgctcctcctgagACGCACCACCACGCCGCTCGCCATGGTGCCTGCTGGGTCAAGAGGGACCGGGGCGGGAACTGAGAGGCTTTGGGGAGCACTGCGTAAACGGTGCACGGATTATGACTTAGAGGTATAGCGCAAAGAGTTTATCTGTGTGACGCTAAACTTATCCTATCGGGAGTATTAAGAGGGAAGGTTGGGTGTATCCGGGATGTTGCTGCCCATATTATTGTGGTGGGTGTGGCGCGGGTGGTGCTGCGTTGAGGAAATCAAAGAGGCATCAGTCAGTAAGTGGTAGTGAAGGTTGCCCACTGCTAAGTAAACATGACTTCTCCCGGCGGTGGTGACAGcagctctccctcccttcaccctcacgCTCTCATCTTGTTTCACTCCGAGTCGCTCTGCTTAAGAACCTGATTTCCCAACATGGAGCTGCACTAAGCCGGTGCACCTCAGCAAAGCCTACGCGGGAAAGCTGTGTCGGtcagtggctgtgtgtgtgtgtgtgtgtgtgtgtgtgtgtgtgtgtgtgtgtgtgtgtgtgtgtgagcataaATGTTTATTGCAAGGTGCTGTGATAAAAATCTTGAGTTATCAGACATCAACGACAAATCTCTGAGCTATGAGGACCACATTAAGTTTGCAGTTGCCA includes:
- the LOC135108536 gene encoding uncharacterized protein K02A2.6-like; amino-acid sequence: MGSIGKVEEFNQDAEVWTQYVERLEHFFEANDIIEEKKKKSTLLAVCGARTYEVIRSLCLPEKPADKSYSDLKVLLENHMCPKPSVIMKRFKFNSRFKQPTESVSSYITDLRKLAEHCAYGNQLPDMLRDRLVCGIDDRKIQARLLADGNLDFKKAEATALAMEAAAKDTEDLQQAGEYRSSQVNKIQERRGEGRKIQETPWVRTNPRPQCYRCGGPHVAPSCHFARATCFKCKKVGHLARMCRNKADMERKMHKIEGEEEDGETTGEEYTLYTVRGAREPPVIVHPEVNKVAIPMEVDTGAAVSIISQKVYEESWKDTCKPVLEYSDVVLRTYSGDLLKVMGEVNVEVNYNNQSKVLPLVVVDGDGPSLMGRNWLKQIKLDWAAVYSCRSECDKVIRSFSNVFKEELGLIRNTKATLHVDKEAQPKFFKARPLPYALKDKVEHELERLVNDGVIEPVQFSEWAAPIVPIVKGDKSIRICGDYKMTVNRVSRVDSYPIPKVEDLLANLSGGKTFSKLDLSHAYSQLPLEEESKKYVTINTHKGLFVYNRLPYGVSSAPGIFQRVMENLLQGIPHVVVYLDDVLVTGKTEREHLSNLTEVLRRMDDAGVKLKLKKCVFQAPEVTYLGHKINAEGLHPSEDKVQAVIKAPTPSNITELKAYLGLVNYYGRYIPNLSTVFAPLYRITATGRGMAMGTRTAACPCHIETTVGELQGVGAL